In the genome of Eriocheir sinensis breed Jianghai 21 chromosome 44, ASM2467909v1, whole genome shotgun sequence, one region contains:
- the LOC126980618 gene encoding uncharacterized protein LOC126980618: MYVYVYLCNVNTKTYMNVRLHVRFRMAGVSLEDLWCQCGGNSSATPHRTLIHRQMTKLHATAQRHAIWYVVVVLTLYVLGLVVIIRRSGRTERHTAASALSFCFSRAASTVASRRKRRRGDRQDRPRLSPQSSEPRQQQVVPSLQVGLGEFGVCFVWFSLFSFGYCSCFRSYCFCFSCCIRNFYSYFPLSFFLFIFRSCFPSFLQLHPFFLFFIFFFFLFCSFFRSCSFSSLCVVVHLVVSEDDDEMEISMVTTVA; this comes from the exons ATGTACGTTTATGTATACCTATGTAACGTCAACACCAAAACCTACATGAACGTAAGACTCCATGTGCGTTTCAGGATGGCGGGGGTGTCGCTGGAGGATCTATGGTGCCAGTGCGGGGGGAACTCCAGTGCCACGCCGCATCGAACCCTGATCCACCGACAGATGACGAAGCTACACGCCACTGCGCAGCGACACGCCATCTGGTACGTCGTAGTGGTCCTGACCCTCTACGTCCTCGGCCTCGTGGTGATTATACGACGGTCGGGACGGACGGAGCGCCACACTGCAGCCTCCGCgctctccttttgcttctcccGCGCCGCCTCGACCGTCGCCAGTAGGAGGAAGCGGCGTCGTGGTGACAGACAGGATCGCCCGCGTCTGAGTCCACAGTCCTCGGAACCGCGTCAACAGCAAGTGGTTCCCTCTTTGCAGGTTGGTTTAGGAGAGTTTGGGGTTTGTTTTGTgtggttttccttgttttcttttggttattgttcttgtttccgttcatattgtttttgtttttcatgttgCATTCGTaacttttattcttatttcccATTGtcattcttcttgttcatcttccgttcttgttttccttcttttcttcagctccatcccttcttcttgttctttatattcttcttctttctattttgttcctttttccgttcctgttctttttcttctctatgtgttgtt gtCCACCTCGTCGTATCTGAGGACGACGACGAGATGGAGATATCGATGGTGACGACGGTCGCCTAG